The genomic stretch TTCACCGTCGATGCCTACCAGATCGCCGAAGCGCGCTGGCTGGGCGCCGACGCCGTGCTGCTCATCGTGGCCGCGCTCGATCAGGGTGAACTTGTCGAGCTGCGCGCGGCGGCCGCCGAGTTCGGCATGGCTGCCTTGATTGAAGTGCACGACAAGACCGAGCTGGAGCGCGCGCTCGCGGCGGGCGCGGACCTCGTTGGCATCAACAACCGAGACCTGCACACGCTGCGCACGGACCTCGCCGTGACGGCGCGCCTCGCGCCGCGGATCCCGGCCGGCGTGCTGCGTGTGAGCGAGTCGGGCTACGACGAGCACTGGCAGCTCCGCCAGGCGGCGCCCCTGGTGGACGCCTTCCTCGTTGGCAGCAGCATCCTCGCCGCCCCCGACATGGAAGCGAAGGTGAAGGAGCTGGTCTACGGGCGCGTCAAGATCTGCGGCCTCACGCGCCGCGCCGACGCCCTCGCCGCGCTCGAGGCCGGCGCGAGCTGGCTGGGCTTCGTCGTGCACGAGGGCAGTCCGCGCAACGTGAGCGTGGAGACGCTCGAGGCGATCGCGGCCGGACTGCCCGGCGTGAAGGTGGGCGTCTTCGTCGAGCGCAGGCTCGAGGAGGTGGCGGCCATCGCGCGGCGCTGCCGCCTGCACGGGCTGCAGCTCCACGGCGGCTACACGGAGAAGGACGTCGAGTGGGTGAAGGGCCGCCTGCCGGAGTGCTTCGTCACGCGCGTGGTGCCGGTGGCCAGTGCGCCCGCGGCGCTGCCCGAGACGGCGGCCGACTACGTGCTCTTCGACACGCAGGTGCCGGGCCGCC from bacterium encodes the following:
- the trpCF gene encoding bifunctional indole-3-glycerol-phosphate synthase TrpC/phosphoribosylanthranilate isomerase TrpF; its protein translation is SARDFRAALAAPGRRHILEVKTASPSRGPIRPDLDLDELLALYERHADCISVLTDAPFFGGSPEHLRRAAQLTTRPLLRKDFTVDAYQIAEARWLGADAVLLIVAALDQGELVELRAAAAEFGMAALIEVHDKTELERALAAGADLVGINNRDLHTLRTDLAVTARLAPRIPAGVLRVSESGYDEHWQLRQAAPLVDAFLVGSSILAAPDMEAKVKELVYGRVKICGLTRRADALAALEAGASWLGFVVHEGSPRNVSVETLEAIAAGLPGVKVGVFVERRLEEVAAIARRCRLHGLQLHGGYTEKDVEWVKGRLPECFVTRVVPVASAPAALPETAADYVLFDTQVPGRHGGTGRRFDYALLAGLLADPASAERFRRRAILAGGLGPDNIAEAAALAPFALDLASGVESAPGLKDRAKLAALFAALR